A genome region from Hymenobacter tibetensis includes the following:
- a CDS encoding DUF6799 domain-containing protein yields MNKFFTLVFAAFLGLSSMSVQAQTKLPPRKPVQPRARVAAAAPNAVPSVKDGVMMKEGKVYMTQSGITSPLTQETSLVNGTKITADGTVTMTNGTTATLKEGDYMSLSGRLTTAASKAQQDSLMQAAKDNSKSKSKSKSKKKG; encoded by the coding sequence ATGAACAAATTTTTCACCCTCGTATTTGCCGCATTCTTGGGTTTGAGCAGCATGTCGGTGCAGGCCCAAACGAAGTTACCGCCTCGCAAACCGGTGCAGCCCAGAGCCCGAGTTGCCGCTGCTGCCCCCAATGCCGTTCCGAGCGTTAAAGACGGCGTGATGATGAAAGAGGGCAAGGTGTACATGACCCAGAGTGGCATCACTAGCCCCCTCACCCAGGAAACCTCCCTCGTCAACGGCACCAAAATCACGGCCGACGGCACCGTGACCATGACCAACGGCACCACCGCCACGCTGAAAGAAGGCGACTACATGTCGTTGTCGGGGCGCTTGACCACGGCCGCGTCTAAAGCCCAGCAAGACAGCCTCATGCAGGCCGCCAAAGACAACAGCAAGAGCAAGTCTAAATCGAAGTCTAAGAAAAAGGGCTAG
- a CDS encoding septal ring lytic transglycosylase RlpA family protein has protein sequence MNEFITCCPRIRAASRGLVIAIAGLLGACTSGKSTFTQSGQGSYYADKFEGRKTASGTTYRGGKLTAAHNTLPFGTVVRVTNPRNHRSVKVTVTDRGPHAKGRIIDLSKKAARKIDILDAGVAPLQLKVVKAKR, from the coding sequence ATGAATGAATTCATCACGTGTTGTCCTCGTATTCGCGCAGCTAGCCGAGGGCTGGTTATAGCAATAGCCGGCTTACTGGGCGCCTGCACAAGCGGTAAATCCACCTTCACGCAAAGCGGCCAAGGCTCGTACTACGCCGATAAGTTTGAGGGCCGTAAAACGGCTAGCGGTACCACGTATCGGGGAGGTAAACTCACCGCGGCTCACAACACGCTGCCCTTCGGAACGGTAGTGCGCGTTACGAATCCGCGCAACCACCGCTCCGTTAAAGTCACGGTTACAGACCGGGGGCCTCACGCCAAGGGGCGCATTATCGACCTCTCTAAAAAGGCTGCGCGCAAAATCGACATCCTTGATGCTGGCGTGGCGCCCCTGCAACTGAAAGTGGTGAAAGCGAAACGTTAG
- a CDS encoding glycoside hydrolase family 25 protein: MKRRSAASVPPAPWRPLLRWVALLLVVATLALYSQYRRQLHRHVRRTWASLVSSRLTGREKSPLLAGYTVHGIDVSSYQGRIDWAEVSRNHVKFAFIKASEGVTLRDSRFQRNWNAARKAGVYCGAYHYFQPTYDGARQANLFTRTVPLAPGDLPPVLDVEHTEFHDVAVMRRNVAVWLRLVERHYGVRPILYSNYSFYKRYLAGHFDKYPLWLAHYEVEQPRLPRDKWIIWQHSDESYIPGIRGTVDFNVFQGSFQSLLSLRIPEKEAATGTAK, translated from the coding sequence ATGAAACGCCGCTCTGCTGCTTCTGTGCCTCCCGCCCCGTGGCGGCCGCTGCTTCGCTGGGTGGCCCTGTTGCTGGTAGTCGCAACGCTGGCCTTGTACAGCCAGTATCGCCGGCAGCTGCACCGCCACGTCCGGCGGACCTGGGCGTCGTTGGTGAGCAGCCGCCTCACCGGCCGCGAGAAGTCACCGCTGCTGGCTGGTTACACCGTGCATGGTATTGATGTGTCGTCGTACCAGGGCCGGATTGATTGGGCGGAGGTGTCGCGCAACCACGTGAAATTTGCGTTCATCAAAGCCAGTGAAGGCGTGACGTTGCGCGATTCTCGCTTCCAGCGCAACTGGAACGCCGCCCGCAAAGCGGGCGTGTATTGCGGGGCCTACCACTATTTTCAGCCCACCTACGATGGGGCCCGACAGGCCAACCTGTTCACGCGCACCGTGCCCCTGGCCCCCGGCGACTTACCTCCAGTGCTTGATGTAGAGCACACCGAGTTTCATGATGTAGCCGTGATGCGCCGCAACGTGGCGGTGTGGCTGCGGCTGGTAGAGCGCCACTATGGCGTGCGGCCAATTCTCTATTCCAACTACAGCTTCTACAAACGCTACCTCGCCGGTCACTTCGACAAGTACCCGCTCTGGCTTGCGCATTATGAGGTAGAGCAGCCGCGCCTGCCGCGCGACAAATGGATTATCTGGCAGCATTCCGACGAGTCCTACATTCCGGGCATCCGGGGCACTGTTGATTTCAACGTTTTTCAGGGGAGCTTCCAAAGCCTGTTGTCTTTGCGCATCCCGGAAAAGGAGGCGGCCACTGGAACTGCGAAGTGA
- a CDS encoding VF530 family protein: MPTPTSSASDARDENGHLIRELHGVTLASIVEYLQAKYGWPGLDERLRMNCFAENPSVKSTLTFLRRTPWARTKVEALYIDARTAEVRAKNK, translated from the coding sequence ATGCCTACCCCCACCTCTTCCGCTTCCGATGCCCGCGACGAGAACGGCCACCTGATCCGTGAGCTGCACGGGGTTACGCTGGCGTCTATTGTCGAGTATTTGCAGGCTAAATACGGCTGGCCGGGCCTGGATGAGCGGCTGCGAATGAACTGCTTCGCAGAAAATCCAAGCGTAAAATCCACGCTTACGTTCTTGCGCCGCACCCCGTGGGCCCGCACCAAAGTGGAAGCCTTGTACATTGACGCCCGGACGGCGGAAGTACGCGCAAAAAACAAGTAG
- a CDS encoding group III truncated hemoglobin: MTHSAPDIHSEADIKLLVDTFYSKVHQDQLLDPVFNGFARVDWTRHLPIMYDFWSSILLGTSRYHGRPFPKHMPLPIDATHFQRWLELFEATIDELFAGPKAEEAKVRALNIATMFEYRLRKRNPLSLL; the protein is encoded by the coding sequence ATGACTCACTCCGCCCCCGATATTCACTCCGAAGCCGATATCAAGCTTTTGGTGGATACCTTCTATTCGAAAGTGCATCAGGACCAGCTGCTTGATCCGGTGTTCAACGGGTTTGCCCGCGTCGATTGGACGCGGCACCTGCCCATTATGTACGACTTCTGGAGCAGTATTCTGCTGGGTACCTCGCGCTACCATGGCCGGCCTTTTCCCAAGCACATGCCGCTCCCAATCGACGCCACGCATTTCCAGCGTTGGCTGGAGCTGTTTGAGGCAACAATTGACGAGCTATTTGCTGGCCCCAAAGCCGAAGAAGCGAAAGTGCGCGCCCTCAACATTGCCACCATGTTCGAGTACCGCTTGCGCAAGCGCAACCCACTTTCCTTGTTGTAA
- the ccoS gene encoding cbb3-type cytochrome oxidase assembly protein CcoS, translated as MGAFLWAGRSGQYEDDYTPLVRMLLEEPA; from the coding sequence TTGGGCGCTTTTCTGTGGGCCGGGCGCTCTGGCCAGTACGAAGACGACTACACGCCTCTGGTACGCATGCTCCTCGAAGAACCTGCGTAG
- a CDS encoding TlpA family protein disulfide reductase — MNRKNLLQLLPWALFAVVMFTDLRPVVLGGLQRGLLATGLWQADAPQLPATAPIVTTGAAAYPHNVPLLDLTGRPVNLSELKGKVVFVNLWASWCPPCVAEMPGIQALYQKMDPTKVAFVMISLDENPVKARKLLQRKGYTFPVYFPAGPLAPPFDSNSIPSTVILAPNGQVAARHEGMADYDTPEFKAALEKLAAYPRS; from the coding sequence ATGAACCGTAAGAACCTGTTACAGCTGTTGCCTTGGGCCCTTTTCGCCGTGGTTATGTTCACCGATCTGCGGCCCGTTGTGCTCGGCGGCTTGCAGCGCGGCCTGTTGGCCACGGGCCTATGGCAGGCCGACGCTCCACAGCTCCCCGCTACCGCCCCAATAGTTACGACGGGTGCTGCTGCCTATCCGCACAACGTGCCACTGCTGGACTTAACTGGCCGGCCAGTGAATCTGAGTGAGTTGAAAGGCAAAGTGGTGTTCGTCAATCTGTGGGCTAGCTGGTGCCCGCCTTGCGTGGCTGAAATGCCTGGCATCCAGGCGCTCTACCAAAAGATGGACCCAACCAAAGTAGCCTTCGTAATGATTTCGCTGGACGAAAATCCAGTGAAGGCCCGCAAGCTGCTTCAGCGGAAAGGCTACACGTTTCCGGTGTACTTTCCCGCCGGTCCGCTGGCGCCGCCCTTCGATTCCAACTCCATTCCTTCTACCGTTATCCTGGCTCCTAATGGGCAGGTTGCGGCCCGCCACGAGGGCATGGCCGACTACGATACGCCTGAGTTCAAAGCCGCTCTGGAAAAGCTAGCTGCCTACCCGCGGAGCTAA
- a CDS encoding NAD(P)-dependent oxidoreductase, whose product MNSHLQLGWIGLGTMGTPMSRRLIEAGYPVAVYNRSKDKEEALRASGATTADSPAALVQQADMVFLMVSDDQAIRDLFTGPQGILEAEASGKLLVNMSTVSPGISEEMANLSQQKGHTYLDAPVSGSVKQAETGQLVIMVGGDEPAFQRAQPMFERLGKLALLLGSIGSGNRAKLAINTLLGFYTQGLAETLLFAQQHGLKLEDMQTIIANGAMGNVYSKIKGEAIMGENYQAAFALKHLAKDLRLAKAEGLNTPLGAVVHDTFQQAEPTLGDQDVIAILKHLQHG is encoded by the coding sequence ATGAACTCACACCTCCAACTAGGCTGGATAGGTCTCGGTACGATGGGTACTCCAATGTCGCGCCGACTGATCGAGGCGGGCTACCCAGTTGCTGTGTATAACCGCAGCAAAGACAAAGAAGAAGCCTTGCGCGCCAGCGGGGCCACCACCGCCGATTCGCCGGCTGCCTTAGTGCAGCAAGCCGACATGGTGTTCCTGATGGTATCCGACGACCAAGCCATACGCGACCTATTCACCGGACCGCAAGGAATACTGGAGGCCGAAGCAAGCGGCAAGCTGCTGGTCAACATGAGCACGGTTTCGCCTGGCATCAGCGAGGAAATGGCAAATCTCAGCCAACAAAAGGGGCACACCTACCTCGATGCACCGGTTTCAGGCAGCGTCAAACAGGCGGAAACGGGCCAGCTAGTCATTATGGTGGGTGGCGACGAACCAGCGTTCCAACGAGCCCAGCCGATGTTTGAGCGCCTAGGTAAGCTGGCGCTTCTTCTCGGCTCAATCGGCAGCGGCAACCGCGCCAAACTTGCCATCAACACGTTGCTAGGTTTCTACACGCAGGGCTTAGCCGAAACGTTGCTCTTTGCGCAGCAGCACGGCCTGAAACTCGAGGATATGCAGACGATTATTGCCAACGGTGCCATGGGCAACGTGTATTCCAAGATCAAAGGTGAAGCCATTATGGGCGAAAACTACCAGGCTGCCTTTGCCTTAAAGCACCTGGCCAAAGACCTGCGCTTGGCGAAAGCAGAAGGGCTAAACACCCCCCTAGGCGCGGTAGTCCATGACACCTTCCAGCAGGCCGAGCCCACCTTGGGGGACCAAGACGTTATTGCCATCCTCAAGCACCTACAACACGGCTAA
- a CDS encoding 2'-5' RNA ligase family protein, whose protein sequence is MHTLYLVAVLPPEPVFSQTWALKQEVHHLTGSSNAVRLPPHITLVPPLRQPDEFEDRCATALTEFAATQPPFTVGLQDFAWFGNRTLFVYVREAAAIKAFHASLTEWCAVHLPEVPRENRPFTPHLTLATRDLPAAQVPELQHLFESRSYAATFEVQHLTIFRHDGRQWQPRATIALQGAASGA, encoded by the coding sequence ATGCATACACTTTATCTGGTGGCGGTGCTCCCGCCGGAGCCCGTATTTTCGCAAACCTGGGCGCTGAAACAAGAGGTACACCACCTCACCGGCAGCAGCAACGCCGTACGCCTGCCGCCGCATATCACGCTGGTTCCGCCGCTGCGCCAGCCCGATGAGTTTGAGGACCGGTGCGCAACGGCATTAACCGAGTTTGCGGCCACCCAGCCGCCGTTTACTGTTGGGTTACAAGATTTTGCCTGGTTCGGAAACCGGACCCTGTTTGTATACGTGCGTGAAGCGGCGGCCATCAAGGCATTTCATGCAAGTCTCACGGAGTGGTGTGCCGTTCACTTGCCAGAGGTACCGCGCGAAAACCGACCTTTTACTCCGCACCTTACCCTCGCCACCCGCGACTTGCCTGCAGCTCAGGTGCCGGAACTACAGCATCTGTTTGAATCTCGCTCCTACGCCGCCACGTTCGAGGTGCAACACCTCACGATCTTCCGCCATGATGGCCGGCAGTGGCAGCCGCGGGCAACTATTGCGTTGCAAGGTGCTGCCAGCGGCGCCTAA
- a CDS encoding aldo/keto reductase, translating to MEYRQLGASGLHVPVLSFGTATFGGGNEFFKAWGSTDVAEASRLLDICLEAGVNFFDTANIYSHGMAEEILGKALEGRRHQTLIGTKATFPMGEGANDFGSSRLHLLKACEDSLRRLQTDYIDVYYLHGFDGRTPVQETLRALDDLVQSGKVRYIACSNFSGWHLMKSLSVSERYGWSRYIGHQVYYSLINREYEWELMPLGIDQGVGAIIWSPLASGRLSGKVRRGQPIPDSSRLKQGGGQGPDVPDELQYNIVDVLDELAAETNKSVPQVALNWLLQRPTVTSLVFGARNEEQLRENLGAVGWNLTAEQVARLDKASDTPPVYPYWHQRNQPQLNPLPV from the coding sequence ATGGAATACAGACAGCTAGGAGCATCGGGCTTGCATGTGCCCGTACTAAGCTTTGGCACAGCCACTTTCGGCGGGGGCAACGAGTTCTTTAAAGCCTGGGGCAGCACAGACGTGGCCGAAGCCAGCCGCCTGCTGGATATTTGCCTGGAAGCCGGCGTCAATTTTTTCGATACCGCCAACATCTACTCCCATGGTATGGCTGAGGAAATTCTAGGCAAGGCCCTGGAAGGCCGGCGCCACCAGACCTTGATCGGTACCAAAGCCACTTTCCCGATGGGCGAAGGCGCCAACGACTTCGGCTCTTCGCGGCTGCACTTGCTCAAAGCCTGCGAAGACAGTTTGCGCCGCCTCCAAACCGACTACATCGACGTGTATTACCTGCATGGCTTCGACGGGCGCACACCAGTTCAAGAAACGCTCCGCGCGCTCGACGACCTAGTGCAGAGCGGCAAGGTGCGTTACATTGCCTGCTCCAACTTCTCGGGCTGGCATTTAATGAAGTCGCTCTCGGTATCGGAGCGGTACGGCTGGTCGCGCTACATTGGCCACCAGGTGTACTACTCCCTCATCAACCGCGAATACGAGTGGGAGCTAATGCCGCTCGGCATAGACCAAGGCGTAGGCGCCATTATTTGGTCGCCGTTGGCGAGTGGCCGCCTCAGCGGCAAGGTGCGCCGCGGCCAACCCATCCCCGACAGCAGCCGCTTGAAGCAAGGCGGAGGCCAGGGCCCAGACGTGCCCGATGAACTGCAATACAATATTGTGGATGTGCTGGACGAACTAGCCGCCGAAACCAACAAATCGGTGCCGCAGGTGGCGCTTAACTGGTTGCTGCAACGTCCAACCGTAACGAGCTTGGTGTTTGGCGCGCGCAACGAAGAGCAGCTTCGCGAGAACCTGGGTGCCGTGGGCTGGAACCTCACCGCCGAGCAGGTTGCCCGCCTGGACAAGGCCAGCGACACGCCACCTGTTTACCCATACTGGCACCAGCGCAACCAGCCCCAGCTAAACCCGCTGCCCGTGTAA
- a CDS encoding TonB-dependent receptor, which yields MKPFYPPVLAALLLPTLATSAPFVSTITLPTPRTTTPTPAEGSLAGTVLTDTGEPLPGATVFIKGSFIGTSTDQFGKFTLNASFEKGPVTLAVSYVGYDTREVVLDAPQLTINVALPPSATLLNETVVSASRIEENILRAPVTIEKISTRQIERITTPEVLSGLGQLKGLDVSSASMLFTSVSTRGFNTAKSERVVQMVDYMDTQLPSLNLSPGNLVGIPELDMESIEIIHGPASALYGSNALSGVILFNSKDPFVYEGLSVRLRGGERDLLDGQIRYAKKLTDKLAIKINASAFRADDWVANNMDAVRTSVNPAGSPLGYSAVNRYGDYNYSFNAGIPGTHPELAGRTAYMPGFTEKELLVNDTNTSSYRAQGAISYLLRDDLKLTVEAKHAEGTSTYQNVSRFRVKGLGTNQYRAELKSGKGFLRLYSTEDFTGNSYELNQLGNLIQESPTAEGGSLSYVQQHYGVYNAAYTQARRAGQPMDAALAIAQKAADATQLQTSDPRFALLRTTISEDGQPGRGAKAYFNSFLNDVSGQRSFHLSDAGTDLTVGAAYREYRLGSKGLLFADKDGKRIRNYEYGAYSQLTQTLLDERLKLALAGRVDEFKNFKPAFSPRAAVVYSLGKDKQHNFRASYGQAFRSPSQTEQYLYNDIRSGVLIGNVGNGFQGYNLNLFRSPQLLAAAQTNPAVLQPYEYNINSLNLERVNTVEVGYKGALISNLYADVSYFRSRYNDFIGAQTFVGNLDGSRPTPQQLATGYSSAYSDQSKPTRVLYAYYNNNQQVRTQGVTAGMTYYIRKAFNLTGNYSLNVLDRSNLPEGFQTFFNTPKHKYNVGANGQIGNLSYSVNYRWVQGHLQEMPFATGSIGDYKTTDAYLGYTVPKLGSTFQAGVSNAFNTNNVQLFGGPQVGRLAYLGLRFDVK from the coding sequence ATGAAGCCTTTTTACCCGCCAGTTCTGGCGGCTTTGCTGTTGCCAACACTGGCTACATCCGCTCCTTTTGTTAGTACTATCACCCTTCCAACACCGCGTACCACCACTCCTACTCCCGCCGAAGGCTCGTTGGCCGGGACTGTTCTTACTGATACGGGTGAACCTCTACCGGGCGCCACCGTCTTCATCAAAGGCAGCTTCATTGGCACAAGCACCGACCAGTTCGGCAAGTTTACCCTCAACGCCAGCTTCGAGAAAGGTCCCGTTACGCTGGCTGTGTCCTACGTAGGCTACGACACCCGGGAAGTGGTGTTGGACGCCCCGCAGCTTACCATCAATGTGGCCTTGCCGCCTAGCGCTACTCTGCTCAACGAAACGGTAGTATCCGCTTCGCGCATCGAGGAAAACATTTTGCGGGCGCCGGTTACCATCGAGAAAATTTCAACTCGCCAAATCGAGCGCATCACTACGCCGGAGGTGCTGAGCGGCCTGGGCCAGCTCAAAGGCTTGGATGTGAGTTCTGCCTCCATGCTGTTCACCAGCGTAAGTACGCGCGGCTTCAATACCGCCAAGTCGGAGCGGGTGGTGCAGATGGTGGACTATATGGATACGCAGCTGCCTTCCCTGAACCTGAGCCCCGGCAACCTGGTGGGCATCCCGGAGCTGGACATGGAGAGCATCGAAATTATTCACGGCCCGGCCTCGGCGCTGTACGGCTCGAATGCCTTGAGCGGCGTAATTCTATTTAATTCCAAAGACCCGTTCGTGTACGAGGGGTTGAGCGTCCGATTGCGGGGCGGCGAGCGGGACTTGCTAGACGGACAGATTCGCTACGCCAAAAAGCTAACCGACAAGCTAGCCATCAAGATCAACGCCAGCGCTTTCCGTGCCGACGACTGGGTTGCCAACAACATGGATGCTGTGCGCACCTCTGTTAACCCAGCTGGCTCGCCCTTAGGCTACAGCGCCGTGAACCGCTACGGCGACTACAACTACTCTTTCAACGCAGGCATACCCGGCACCCACCCCGAGCTGGCTGGCCGCACGGCGTACATGCCCGGGTTTACAGAAAAAGAGTTGCTAGTCAACGACACCAACACCTCGTCGTACCGCGCGCAGGGCGCTATTTCTTATTTGCTACGTGACGATTTGAAACTGACCGTGGAAGCCAAACACGCCGAGGGCACTTCCACGTACCAAAACGTGAGCCGCTTCCGGGTGAAAGGTTTGGGCACCAACCAGTACCGCGCCGAGCTTAAGAGCGGCAAAGGCTTCCTTCGCCTGTATTCAACCGAAGATTTCACAGGTAACTCCTACGAGCTAAACCAACTGGGCAACCTCATTCAGGAATCGCCGACTGCGGAAGGGGGCAGCTTAAGCTACGTGCAGCAACACTACGGTGTCTATAATGCGGCGTATACGCAGGCGCGCCGGGCCGGGCAGCCCATGGATGCAGCGCTAGCCATTGCCCAGAAGGCTGCTGATGCCACGCAATTGCAGACGTCGGACCCGCGTTTTGCTTTGTTGCGCACCACCATTTCCGAAGACGGGCAGCCGGGCCGGGGCGCCAAGGCGTACTTCAACTCTTTCCTCAACGACGTCAGCGGGCAGCGCAGCTTCCATTTGTCGGATGCTGGCACCGACCTGACCGTGGGTGCCGCTTACCGGGAATACCGCCTCGGCTCCAAGGGGTTGTTGTTTGCCGACAAAGACGGGAAGCGCATCCGCAACTACGAGTACGGTGCGTACAGCCAACTCACCCAAACGTTGCTCGACGAACGCCTGAAGCTAGCCTTAGCCGGCCGGGTAGACGAGTTCAAAAACTTCAAACCTGCTTTCTCGCCCCGGGCTGCGGTGGTGTATTCATTGGGTAAAGACAAGCAGCATAACTTCCGCGCCAGCTACGGTCAAGCGTTCCGCTCGCCTTCCCAAACCGAGCAGTATCTCTACAACGACATTCGGTCGGGCGTGCTTATTGGCAACGTTGGCAACGGATTCCAGGGCTACAACCTGAATTTGTTTAGATCCCCGCAGCTGCTGGCCGCGGCACAAACCAACCCCGCCGTATTGCAGCCCTATGAGTACAACATCAACTCGCTGAACCTGGAGCGCGTGAACACCGTGGAGGTGGGGTATAAAGGAGCCCTCATCAGCAACCTCTACGCCGATGTAAGCTACTTCCGTAGCCGCTACAACGACTTCATTGGTGCCCAAACCTTCGTTGGCAACTTGGATGGCAGCCGCCCAACGCCCCAGCAGCTAGCCACCGGCTACAGCAGCGCCTATTCCGACCAAAGCAAGCCGACGCGCGTGCTGTATGCTTACTACAACAACAACCAGCAGGTTCGGACCCAGGGTGTTACGGCTGGCATGACCTACTACATCCGCAAAGCCTTCAACCTGACCGGCAACTACTCGCTGAACGTGCTGGACCGCAGCAACCTGCCAGAGGGCTTCCAGACTTTCTTCAACACGCCCAAGCACAAGTACAACGTAGGCGCCAACGGCCAGATAGGTAACCTGAGCTACTCCGTGAACTACCGCTGGGTGCAGGGCCACTTGCAGGAAATGCCCTTCGCGACGGGTAGCATAGGCGACTATAAAACCACGGATGCGTACCTAGGATATACGGTGCCCAAGCTGGGCAGCACGTTCCAGGCAGGCGTTTCCAATGCCTTCAACACCAACAATGTACAGCTATTCGGTGGGCCACAGGTCGGTCGCCTGGCGTACCTAGGGCTGCGGTTCGACGTGAAATAG
- a CDS encoding efflux RND transporter periplasmic adaptor subunit has product MKRVFLSLLLLLLLAGFGWLGYYFWKQAHTDPIVYKTEEPFVADIVKKTVATGSIVPRREVLIKPQVSGIVEELYVEAGQPVKEGQLLARIRTVANAGNVNNAQNSIQAARVALETSEIELERQRPLFEQKVIAAQEFNRLLADYRAKKQALNAAENDLQIAQRGASRNTGGASNLVRSTITGLLLDVPIKVGSSVVERNNFNEGTTIASIADMQSLVFEGKIDESEVGKVREGMDLNLTIGALENESFPATLEYIAPKGIAEEGAIKFQVRARLKLKPGQFLRANYSANGDIVLGRRTQVLAIRESLLQFGKKNKDSVFVEVETGPQQFQKRLVKTGLSDGINVEVTSGLTKSDKVKVLGPPAEGEKKS; this is encoded by the coding sequence ATGAAACGCGTATTTCTTTCACTGCTGCTGTTGCTCTTGCTGGCCGGGTTCGGCTGGCTGGGCTATTACTTCTGGAAGCAAGCCCACACCGACCCTATCGTGTACAAAACGGAGGAGCCCTTCGTGGCGGATATCGTGAAGAAGACGGTGGCAACGGGCAGCATTGTTCCTCGCCGCGAGGTGCTCATCAAGCCGCAGGTTTCGGGTATCGTAGAAGAACTGTACGTGGAAGCTGGCCAGCCAGTGAAAGAAGGGCAGCTACTCGCGCGCATCCGAACGGTAGCCAACGCCGGTAACGTGAACAATGCCCAGAACAGCATCCAAGCCGCCCGCGTAGCACTGGAAACCAGCGAGATAGAGCTAGAACGCCAGCGCCCCCTGTTCGAGCAGAAAGTAATTGCGGCGCAGGAGTTCAACCGCCTGCTCGCTGACTACCGAGCCAAGAAGCAGGCGCTGAATGCTGCCGAAAACGACCTTCAGATTGCCCAGCGTGGCGCTTCTCGCAACACCGGCGGCGCCTCCAACCTGGTCCGCTCCACCATCACCGGGCTGTTGCTGGATGTACCGATTAAAGTGGGTTCGTCGGTGGTAGAGCGCAACAACTTCAACGAGGGCACCACTATTGCTTCTATTGCCGACATGCAGAGCCTGGTTTTTGAGGGTAAAATAGACGAAAGCGAAGTAGGCAAAGTGCGCGAAGGCATGGACCTCAACCTAACCATTGGCGCCCTCGAAAACGAGTCGTTCCCGGCTACGCTCGAATATATTGCACCCAAAGGCATTGCCGAGGAAGGCGCCATCAAGTTTCAGGTGCGGGCCCGACTGAAACTCAAGCCCGGACAATTCCTGCGAGCCAACTACTCGGCCAACGGTGACATCGTGCTAGGCCGCCGGACGCAGGTGCTAGCCATCCGGGAGAGCCTGCTCCAGTTCGGTAAGAAAAACAAGGACAGCGTATTCGTGGAGGTGGAAACCGGCCCGCAGCAGTTCCAAAAGCGCCTGGTGAAAACTGGCCTCTCCGACGGCATCAACGTGGAAGTCACGTCGGGCCTAACCAAGTCCGACAAAGTGAAAGTACTCGGGCCGCCCGCCGAGGGCGAAAAGAAAAGTTAG